A single genomic interval of Arthrobacter globiformis harbors:
- the ctaD gene encoding aa3-type cytochrome oxidase subunit I, whose amino-acid sequence MTAYQQPVSTTAAEAPSVVPRRKGNMVVKWITSTDHKTIGYMYLIASFVFFCLGGVMALLIRAELFEPGMQVVVTKEQYNQLFTMHGTVMLLMFATPLFAGFTNVIMPLQIGAPDVAFPRLNALAFWFFLFGSTIAVSGFITPQGSASFGWTAYAPLNNTTFTPGIGGDLWVFGLALSGFGTILGAVNFITTIVCMRAPGMTMWRMPIFTWNTFITSVLVLMAFPPLAAALFGIGADRRFGAHIYDPENGGALLWQHLFWFFGHPEVYIIALPFFGIVSEIFPVFSRKPIFGYKGLVYATIAIAALSATVWAHHMYVTGSVLLPFFALMTMFIAVPTGVKFFNWIGTMWGGSLTFETPMLWAIGFLITFLFGGLTGIILASPPLDFHVSDSYFVVAHFHYVVFGTVVFAMFAGFYFWWPKWTGKMLNERLGKIHFWMLLVGFHATFLIQHWLGVEGMPRRYADYMPQDNFTAMNQFSTIGSFLLGASLIPFFWNVFITARSREKVEVDDPWGFGASLEWATSCPPPRHNFTSLPRIRSERPALDLHHPELRIREHDAVHTPIADALGAADIGERDVKNPNPDV is encoded by the coding sequence ATGACCGCATATCAGCAACCAGTCAGCACCACCGCCGCTGAGGCTCCCAGCGTGGTGCCCCGCCGAAAAGGCAACATGGTGGTCAAGTGGATCACCTCCACCGACCACAAGACCATCGGGTACATGTACCTGATTGCTTCCTTCGTGTTCTTCTGCCTCGGCGGCGTGATGGCTTTGCTCATCCGCGCCGAGCTCTTCGAACCCGGCATGCAGGTCGTAGTGACGAAGGAACAGTACAACCAGCTGTTTACCATGCACGGCACGGTCATGTTGCTCATGTTCGCCACCCCGCTGTTCGCCGGCTTCACCAACGTGATCATGCCCTTGCAGATCGGTGCGCCGGACGTCGCATTCCCGCGGCTGAACGCGCTGGCTTTCTGGTTTTTCCTGTTCGGCTCCACCATTGCGGTGTCCGGCTTCATCACCCCGCAGGGATCCGCCTCCTTCGGATGGACGGCCTACGCGCCCCTTAACAACACCACATTTACGCCGGGCATCGGCGGTGACCTGTGGGTGTTCGGCCTGGCACTGTCCGGCTTCGGCACCATTCTGGGTGCGGTGAACTTCATCACGACGATCGTCTGTATGCGCGCCCCCGGCATGACCATGTGGCGCATGCCGATCTTCACCTGGAACACCTTCATCACCTCGGTTCTGGTGCTGATGGCGTTCCCGCCGCTGGCCGCCGCGCTGTTCGGCATCGGCGCGGACCGGCGCTTCGGCGCCCACATCTACGACCCTGAGAACGGCGGCGCGCTCCTGTGGCAGCACCTGTTCTGGTTCTTCGGCCACCCCGAGGTGTACATCATCGCGCTGCCGTTCTTCGGCATCGTGTCCGAGATCTTCCCGGTCTTCAGCCGCAAGCCGATCTTCGGCTACAAGGGCCTGGTCTACGCGACCATCGCGATCGCCGCCCTGTCAGCCACGGTCTGGGCCCACCACATGTACGTCACCGGCTCCGTGCTGCTGCCGTTCTTTGCCCTCATGACCATGTTTATCGCGGTGCCGACGGGAGTGAAGTTCTTCAACTGGATCGGCACCATGTGGGGCGGTTCGCTGACCTTTGAGACCCCAATGCTGTGGGCCATCGGCTTCCTCATCACGTTCCTCTTCGGCGGCCTGACCGGCATCATCCTCGCCTCCCCGCCGCTGGACTTCCACGTCTCCGACTCCTATTTCGTGGTGGCGCACTTCCACTACGTGGTGTTCGGCACCGTGGTGTTCGCGATGTTTGCCGGCTTCTACTTCTGGTGGCCGAAGTGGACCGGCAAGATGCTCAACGAGCGCCTCGGCAAGATCCATTTCTGGATGCTACTGGTGGGCTTCCACGCGACGTTCCTGATCCAGCACTGGCTCGGCGTTGAAGGCATGCCCCGCCGCTACGCCGACTACATGCCGCAGGACAATTTCACGGCCATGAACCAGTTCTCCACCATTGGCTCGTTCCTGCTGGGCGCCTCGCTGATTCCGTTCTTCTGGAACGTCTTCATCACCGCCCGGAGCCGGGAAAAGGTGGAAGTCGACGATCCGTGGGGCTTCGGGGCTTCGCTGGAATGGGCCACGTCGTGCCCGCCGCCGCGGCACAATTTCACGTCCCTGCCGCGCATCCGCTCCGAACGCCCGGCCCTGGACCTGCACCATCCCGAGCTGCGCATCCGCGAGCACGACGCCGTGCACACCCCGATAGCTGACGCTCTGGGCGCTGCAGACATCGGCGAGCGTGACGTGAAGAACCCGAACCCGGACGTCTGA
- a CDS encoding S9 family peptidase encodes MTHTPLQQTASSSAAATPRPPVARRVPAERTHHGDTFVDQYEWLRDKESEEVVAHLKAENAYQEALTAHQEPLREAIFQEIKGRTKETDLSVPNRKDGWWYFSRSVEGKEYGIQCRVRAQNTGNPVADWTPPAVEAGVEIPGEEVLLDGNVEAEGKPFFSVGGTAVTIDGNLYAYAVDNSGDERFTLRIKDLRTGELLPDTIENVFYGVSFSPDGTRIFYTVVDDSWRPYQVKSHVLGTPVTDDEVIYQEDDAAMWLGFELSSDRRHLVLGIGCSEYSETRLLRFDDPDAGLSTVISRNERVLYEAEPFLLEGPDGQKTERILITHNRNAVNSMVSLVDPAELSKPLAEQHWTTVVEHSDDVRVNGAGVTATHLVVSIRKDTIERVQVRSLSGLGTAAQQAPVEPAFDEELYTSGVGGSDYEAPVIRLGYTSYFTPSRVYDFVLPTPERPAGELLLRKESPVLGGYDSADYVATREWAEAADGTRVPLSVLRHKAVARDSTAAGLVYGYGSYELSMDPGFGIARLSLLDRGVVFVIAHIRGGGELGRHWYEDGKKLSKKNTFTDFIAATDWLAQSGWVAPDRIAALGGSAGGLLMGAVANLAPEKYTAIVAQVPFVDPLTSILDPELPLSALEWEEWGNPITDPAVYEYMKSYTPYENVREVPYPRIAAVTSFNDTRVLYVEPAKWVQELRNKTTGSDPIVMKIEMDGGHGGASGRYVQWRERAWDYGFIADSLGATELLPGAGLK; translated from the coding sequence ATGACCCACACTCCCCTGCAGCAAACCGCAAGCTCCTCCGCCGCTGCCACGCCCCGGCCGCCCGTCGCCAGGAGGGTGCCGGCCGAGCGCACGCACCACGGGGACACCTTCGTGGACCAGTATGAGTGGCTGCGGGACAAGGAGTCCGAGGAGGTTGTGGCGCACCTGAAGGCAGAGAACGCCTACCAGGAGGCCCTCACGGCACATCAGGAACCGCTGCGCGAGGCCATCTTCCAGGAGATCAAGGGCCGCACCAAAGAGACAGACCTGTCCGTTCCGAACCGCAAGGACGGCTGGTGGTACTTCAGCCGCTCCGTGGAGGGCAAGGAGTACGGCATCCAGTGCCGGGTCCGCGCCCAAAACACGGGCAATCCGGTGGCGGACTGGACACCGCCGGCGGTGGAGGCCGGCGTCGAAATTCCCGGCGAGGAAGTCCTGCTGGACGGCAACGTGGAAGCCGAAGGCAAGCCTTTCTTCTCCGTGGGCGGGACCGCCGTCACCATAGACGGAAACCTTTACGCTTACGCCGTGGACAACTCCGGCGACGAGCGGTTCACCCTGCGGATCAAGGACCTGCGGACCGGCGAACTGCTGCCGGACACCATCGAGAACGTCTTCTACGGGGTTTCCTTCTCCCCGGACGGCACCCGCATCTTCTACACCGTGGTGGATGATTCCTGGCGGCCGTACCAGGTCAAGTCCCACGTCCTGGGCACCCCCGTCACCGACGATGAGGTGATTTACCAGGAGGACGACGCCGCCATGTGGCTGGGCTTTGAGCTCTCCTCGGACCGGCGTCACCTCGTGCTCGGCATCGGTTGCTCCGAGTACAGCGAAACGCGCCTGCTGCGCTTTGACGATCCCGACGCCGGCCTGTCCACCGTCATTTCCCGCAACGAACGCGTGCTTTACGAGGCTGAGCCGTTCCTGCTCGAGGGTCCGGACGGGCAGAAAACTGAACGCATCCTCATCACCCACAACCGCAACGCCGTGAACTCGATGGTCTCGCTGGTGGACCCGGCCGAGCTGTCCAAGCCGCTGGCCGAGCAGCACTGGACCACCGTCGTCGAGCATTCCGACGACGTCCGGGTCAACGGGGCGGGGGTCACCGCCACCCACCTCGTGGTCTCGATCCGGAAGGACACCATAGAGCGGGTCCAGGTGAGGTCTCTGTCCGGGCTGGGCACCGCCGCCCAGCAGGCTCCGGTGGAGCCGGCATTTGACGAGGAGCTGTACACCTCGGGGGTGGGCGGCTCCGACTACGAAGCTCCCGTCATCCGGCTGGGCTACACGTCCTACTTCACGCCGTCGCGCGTGTACGACTTCGTCCTGCCCACGCCCGAGCGGCCGGCCGGCGAACTGCTGCTGCGCAAGGAAAGCCCCGTACTGGGCGGCTATGATTCCGCGGACTACGTGGCCACCCGCGAGTGGGCTGAGGCCGCGGACGGCACCCGGGTCCCCCTTTCGGTGCTGCGGCACAAAGCCGTTGCCCGGGATTCGACGGCGGCCGGCCTGGTTTATGGCTACGGCTCATACGAGCTGAGCATGGACCCGGGCTTCGGCATCGCCCGGCTTTCACTGCTGGACCGCGGAGTTGTGTTCGTCATCGCCCACATTCGCGGCGGCGGCGAACTCGGCCGGCACTGGTACGAGGACGGCAAGAAGCTCAGCAAGAAAAACACGTTCACAGACTTCATTGCCGCCACAGACTGGCTGGCGCAGTCCGGCTGGGTGGCACCGGACCGGATTGCCGCGCTGGGCGGATCCGCGGGCGGCCTGCTCATGGGCGCGGTGGCCAACCTCGCTCCGGAGAAGTACACCGCCATCGTGGCACAGGTTCCGTTCGTGGATCCCCTCACCAGCATTCTGGACCCGGAGCTGCCGCTGTCGGCCCTTGAGTGGGAGGAATGGGGCAACCCGATCACAGATCCCGCGGTGTATGAGTACATGAAGTCATACACGCCGTACGAGAATGTCCGCGAGGTGCCCTATCCGAGGATCGCGGCGGTGACGTCCTTCAACGACACCCGGGTGCTCTATGTGGAGCCGGCCAAGTGGGTGCAGGAACTGCGGAACAAGACCACAGGCAGCGATCCGATTGTCATGAAGATTGAAATGGACGGTGGCCATGGCGGGGCCTCCGGCCGCTATGTGCAGTGGCGCGAGCGGGCCTGGGACTACGGCTTCATCGCGGATTCGTTGGGCGCCACGGAGCTGCTGCCCGGCGCAGGGCTGAAGTAG
- a CDS encoding peptidoglycan-binding protein, with protein sequence MSNEQGLTPLSDDELNAQAGTALPDKEVASVLDLNADLDLGISAAAPIDLAVAANANVAAPIDAAASANILSFGSESQALADQGVIIDQGITADASADSVQDSTITQGSGVDGGNVDGGTLDAAGTGTAATGTAATGIEAAGAGAGDATALPDGTLADGTLPDGAIPDGTLPDGTLPDGTGVGALPADPADALDGDLLNVNVDLAADADIAAPINGAVAANANVAAPIDAAVAANIGSIDSDAFAVAQQDAIITQDIDGEATASADQQSDLQQ encoded by the coding sequence GTGAGCAATGAACAGGGATTGACCCCGCTTTCCGACGACGAACTCAATGCGCAGGCGGGCACTGCCCTGCCGGACAAGGAAGTAGCGTCCGTACTCGACCTTAATGCCGACCTCGACCTGGGCATCAGCGCCGCCGCGCCGATCGACCTCGCCGTGGCGGCCAACGCCAACGTCGCAGCCCCAATTGACGCGGCGGCCTCGGCCAACATCCTGTCCTTCGGGTCGGAGTCGCAGGCCCTCGCCGACCAGGGCGTCATCATCGACCAGGGCATCACGGCGGATGCCTCGGCAGACTCCGTGCAGGACAGCACCATCACCCAGGGGTCGGGTGTCGACGGCGGGAATGTCGACGGCGGGACGCTGGATGCCGCGGGCACGGGTACGGCCGCAACAGGCACGGCTGCAACAGGTATCGAGGCGGCCGGTGCAGGCGCTGGAGATGCCACTGCACTGCCGGACGGCACGCTGGCCGATGGCACTCTTCCCGACGGCGCCATTCCCGACGGCACGCTGCCGGACGGCACGCTTCCCGACGGCACAGGTGTCGGCGCCCTTCCTGCCGATCCGGCCGATGCCCTCGACGGAGACCTGCTCAATGTCAACGTGGACCTCGCGGCCGACGCCGACATCGCCGCCCCGATCAACGGCGCCGTGGCCGCGAACGCCAACGTTGCCGCGCCCATCGACGCGGCAGTTGCGGCCAACATCGGCTCGATCGACAGCGACGCCTTCGCCGTGGCCCAGCAGGACGCCATCATCACGCAGGACATCGACGGCGAGGCAACCGCATCGGCAGATCAGCAGTCCGATCTGCAGCAGTAG
- a CDS encoding class I SAM-dependent methyltransferase → MLSALKKYLLLPKLVKLSSNAPKDPSVAWDQYWGRVGATGARGDVLWDSGSDHELQAYLEHLTRQLDPNIPIVDVGCGNGVFSRALATYFPYVLGVDLSANAVARAAAESEGLERVSYVAADMTAPAGTRAVADALAAAGFSGEANIFIRGVLHVLKRPAQAALAGQLHPLVGKRGRVFLAETDFRGNPIQYVSHLGATLRSIPGPLEKAIRGLPMPGHFGAAQRRRAFPEASWDVVEDGPVTIETRPLKSLDRPEQIPGYFAVLQAR, encoded by the coding sequence ATGCTCTCGGCGCTCAAGAAATACCTGCTGCTCCCGAAACTGGTGAAGCTGTCCTCCAACGCGCCAAAGGACCCCAGTGTGGCCTGGGACCAGTACTGGGGCAGAGTCGGGGCCACCGGCGCCCGCGGCGACGTACTGTGGGACTCCGGCAGTGACCACGAGCTACAGGCGTATCTGGAGCACCTGACGCGGCAGCTGGACCCCAACATTCCCATCGTCGACGTCGGGTGCGGCAACGGCGTCTTCAGCCGCGCGCTTGCCACCTACTTTCCGTATGTTCTGGGGGTGGACCTCTCAGCCAACGCCGTCGCCCGTGCGGCCGCTGAATCTGAAGGGCTGGAGCGGGTCTCTTACGTCGCGGCCGACATGACAGCTCCCGCGGGCACCCGTGCAGTGGCCGACGCCCTGGCCGCAGCCGGATTCTCCGGTGAAGCCAACATCTTCATCCGGGGCGTCCTCCACGTGCTGAAACGGCCTGCCCAGGCGGCGTTGGCAGGGCAACTGCACCCGCTCGTGGGCAAGCGCGGCCGCGTTTTCCTGGCCGAGACCGATTTCCGCGGCAATCCCATCCAGTACGTCAGCCACCTCGGAGCCACGCTGCGCTCCATCCCTGGGCCACTCGAGAAGGCCATCCGCGGGCTGCCCATGCCCGGCCACTTTGGCGCCGCCCAGCGCAGGCGGGCATTCCCCGAGGCCAGCTGGGATGTGGTGGAAGACGGCCCCGTCACCATTGAAACCCGGCCGCTAAAGTCCCTTGACCGCCCGGAACAGATCCCGGGCTACTTTGCAGTGCTCCAGGCCCGCTGA
- a CDS encoding DUF7793 family protein — translation MNSNSTGRNTLFNLELDAEGLLRLTWARDASITDADAEAAMGQVNALCGQNRYPMLVDMATTADVSRGARAVFGRPCQASRIALLGSSPVDRVLANFILGINKLPCPTRFFTDKSAAVSWLKLQ, via the coding sequence TTGAATTCCAACAGCACCGGACGGAATACCCTGTTCAACCTGGAATTGGATGCCGAAGGACTGCTGCGGCTGACGTGGGCCCGGGACGCCAGCATCACCGATGCGGACGCCGAGGCGGCCATGGGGCAGGTCAACGCGCTCTGCGGCCAGAACCGGTACCCCATGCTCGTGGACATGGCCACCACCGCCGACGTGAGCCGCGGAGCCCGTGCCGTGTTCGGCCGCCCGTGTCAGGCTTCACGCATCGCGCTGCTCGGTTCCTCGCCGGTGGACCGGGTGCTCGCCAACTTCATCCTGGGCATCAACAAGCTTCCATGCCCCACGCGGTTCTTCACTGACAAGTCCGCAGCGGTCTCCTGGCTGAAGCTTCAGTAG
- a CDS encoding ATP-binding response regulator, producing MVQAPAEFPSAPREAVVALADAARLASVASVLADAGFTVRRAPDAGSLARELEGDGAAVVLLDAGLTDGYRWEGTPVLLLVDLAGDFDLARIESWGIADYISRDATARELTRRVETLIGRARERRRIRAQAEFLRESLRNVSAAIRGTNSPQQMAGHLVRGFGESLGVDHVWFTTFQDSRVPRISAQWRLPGHSKLPDTLGSFEEAAREQTTSLWSAAEALAVPDHQRDQSAALAESLREWSGLGPVRASVALPVGEGETALGIVWIAQVAGPRDWTRAEIALIQHVAGNLAHSLIQGHLISAQLQVLQQLRELDKAKTDFLATVNHELRTPLTSITAYLDMIRDGAGGPVPPGIESMMDVISRNSDRLRRLIEDMLTVSQQDTPGNLNLKQVELGQVLRIVVAALRPLAESRNITIAGADSHEDVKVQADEAQLEQVFTNIVANAIKFTPHGGRISITFMSADSAGGSPCAAVSITDTGVGIPEQEIAQVFTRFYRASNASSAAIPGSGLGLAIAQDIVRRHGGSLDLSSVLGKGTTVSVSLPVDGPQAEENAEDDGEEGSGGPTPDDEATG from the coding sequence ATGGTCCAGGCACCGGCGGAGTTCCCCTCCGCTCCTCGTGAGGCGGTGGTCGCGCTCGCCGATGCGGCCCGTCTGGCTTCCGTGGCGTCTGTCCTCGCCGACGCCGGTTTCACCGTCCGGAGGGCGCCCGACGCCGGATCCCTCGCCCGGGAGCTGGAAGGCGACGGGGCCGCCGTCGTACTTCTCGATGCGGGGCTGACGGACGGGTACAGGTGGGAAGGCACACCAGTGCTGCTCCTGGTGGATCTGGCCGGTGACTTCGACCTTGCCCGGATTGAGTCCTGGGGCATCGCAGATTACATCTCCAGGGACGCGACTGCCCGGGAACTCACCCGCCGGGTGGAGACCCTGATCGGCCGGGCCAGGGAACGCCGCCGCATCCGGGCCCAAGCCGAGTTTCTGCGCGAAAGCCTCCGCAACGTCTCGGCCGCCATCCGCGGTACCAACAGCCCCCAGCAGATGGCGGGGCACCTGGTCCGCGGCTTCGGGGAATCCCTTGGGGTGGACCACGTCTGGTTCACCACATTCCAGGACTCGCGCGTGCCAAGGATCAGCGCCCAGTGGCGCCTGCCCGGCCACTCCAAGTTGCCGGACACTCTCGGTTCCTTCGAGGAAGCTGCCCGGGAGCAGACGACGTCCCTGTGGTCGGCGGCCGAGGCCCTCGCGGTTCCGGACCACCAGAGGGACCAATCGGCAGCACTGGCCGAGAGTTTGCGGGAGTGGTCCGGCCTGGGCCCGGTCCGCGCGTCGGTTGCACTGCCGGTGGGAGAAGGCGAGACGGCCCTGGGCATCGTCTGGATAGCGCAGGTGGCGGGACCCCGCGACTGGACCAGGGCCGAGATCGCCCTTATCCAGCACGTCGCTGGCAACCTCGCCCACAGCCTTATCCAGGGCCACCTGATCAGCGCCCAGTTGCAGGTGCTGCAGCAGCTCCGGGAACTGGACAAGGCCAAGACAGACTTCCTTGCCACCGTCAACCACGAGCTCCGCACGCCACTCACGTCCATCACGGCCTACCTCGACATGATCCGCGACGGAGCCGGTGGCCCCGTTCCCCCCGGCATCGAATCCATGATGGACGTCATCTCGCGAAACTCCGACCGCCTCCGACGGCTAATCGAGGACATGCTCACGGTCTCCCAGCAGGACACCCCCGGCAACCTGAACCTCAAGCAGGTGGAGCTCGGCCAGGTCCTGCGGATCGTCGTGGCCGCACTGCGCCCGCTCGCCGAGTCACGGAACATCACCATCGCCGGCGCCGACTCGCACGAGGACGTCAAGGTCCAGGCCGACGAGGCGCAGCTGGAGCAGGTCTTCACCAACATCGTGGCGAACGCCATCAAGTTCACCCCCCATGGTGGCCGGATAAGCATCACCTTCATGTCCGCTGACTCCGCGGGCGGGAGCCCCTGCGCCGCCGTAAGCATAACGGACACGGGGGTAGGGATTCCCGAGCAGGAAATCGCCCAGGTGTTCACGCGTTTCTACCGGGCATCCAATGCTTCCTCTGCCGCCATCCCTGGCAGCGGCCTGGGACTCGCCATCGCACAGGACATCGTCCGGCGCCATGGCGGCTCACTGGACCTTTCGTCCGTTCTCGGCAAAGGAACCACCGTATCCGTGTCCCTTCCGGTCGACGGGCCCCAGGCCGAGGAGAACGCCGAGGACGACGGCGAGGAAGGGTCCGGCGGCCCCACTCCCGACGACGAAGCAACCGGCTGA
- a CDS encoding DUF7793 family protein has product MPEATVFPGAAALQPESPARPAPGPVVTFTVLPGLAVKAVLPRGADLNETAASQLYSRLGELAGDRRVAVVLDVTGVKSINRAVRAAYAAIPSVSAWAILGESPVDRLLGHFLLGGEFSSVPARYFSAETDALDWLSRLDDVL; this is encoded by the coding sequence ATGCCAGAAGCGACAGTGTTTCCCGGTGCCGCAGCGCTGCAGCCGGAGTCCCCGGCGCGCCCGGCTCCCGGGCCCGTCGTTACCTTCACCGTGCTGCCTGGCCTCGCCGTCAAAGCGGTACTGCCCCGCGGCGCCGATCTGAACGAGACCGCGGCCAGCCAACTGTACAGCCGCCTTGGTGAGCTGGCCGGAGACCGGAGGGTCGCCGTCGTACTTGACGTGACCGGAGTGAAATCCATCAACCGCGCCGTGCGGGCCGCCTACGCAGCGATCCCGTCGGTGTCCGCCTGGGCGATCCTCGGCGAATCCCCAGTGGACAGGCTGCTTGGACACTTTCTGCTGGGCGGCGAATTCAGCTCGGTGCCGGCCCGGTACTTCAGCGCCGAAACCGACGCCCTCGACTGGTTGAGCCGCCTCGACGATGTTCTCTAA
- a CDS encoding putative bifunctional diguanylate cyclase/phosphodiesterase → MFSNDDPRLGKLLDGIVRLAAGELHTRIEISEARDELDAVIMGTNLLAEDLQIIYQELEERVESRTRMLNAAHKELQKMALTDSLTGLYNRSALVRAVNEAQAEAAGGGLPPALLLLDLDAFKSINDSYGHSMGDQVLAEVGARIRSCVRDGDMVARLGGDEFAVLLPATTPAKAAAVGNRILDSLNGALKVDGKTIRCGASLGLRIAEPGETSEELLMEADIAMYASKADARNKLRVFEPAMLHARQLRNQLVGELREAIATDQLVLHYQPVIELASGKMEGVEALVRWKHPKRGLIMPDEFIPIAEETGLISELGNWVLKNSVEQLRLWRSSPETSRHNFDMRINVSAADLQRLEFIEDVRDSLTAANLEPALLVLELTESDIIKGNELDRYTLASLRKLGVGLEIDDFGTGYSSISYLRRLPVDRVKVDRTLLTALGSDPAQPALIAAILQLIRACGLEAVWEGVENAEQAEHLRNTGCISGQGYYFSRPLPAAEFTERLARQDVWPG, encoded by the coding sequence ATGTTCTCTAACGACGATCCCCGGCTCGGGAAGCTGCTCGACGGAATCGTCCGCCTGGCAGCCGGGGAACTCCACACGCGCATTGAAATTTCCGAGGCCAGGGACGAACTGGACGCGGTGATCATGGGCACCAACCTGCTCGCCGAGGACCTGCAGATCATCTACCAGGAGCTCGAGGAGCGGGTGGAATCGCGCACGCGGATGCTCAACGCGGCGCACAAAGAGCTGCAGAAGATGGCGCTCACCGATTCCCTGACCGGGCTCTACAACCGGTCGGCGCTGGTCAGGGCCGTCAATGAGGCCCAGGCGGAGGCCGCCGGCGGCGGGCTGCCGCCGGCGCTGCTGCTGCTGGACCTGGACGCCTTCAAGAGCATCAACGATTCGTATGGCCACTCCATGGGCGATCAGGTGCTGGCCGAGGTGGGCGCACGGATCCGTTCGTGTGTGCGCGACGGCGACATGGTGGCCCGGCTGGGCGGCGACGAGTTCGCCGTCCTGCTCCCTGCCACCACGCCGGCCAAGGCGGCCGCGGTCGGAAACCGGATACTGGATTCGCTTAACGGAGCCCTGAAGGTGGACGGCAAGACCATCCGCTGCGGTGCGAGCCTGGGGCTGAGGATCGCCGAACCTGGCGAGACGTCCGAGGAGCTGCTCATGGAGGCGGACATCGCGATGTATGCCTCCAAGGCGGACGCCCGCAACAAGCTGCGGGTGTTCGAACCGGCCATGCTGCATGCCCGGCAGCTCCGCAACCAGCTCGTGGGGGAACTGCGCGAGGCCATCGCCACCGACCAGCTGGTGCTGCACTACCAGCCGGTCATTGAGCTTGCATCAGGAAAAATGGAGGGAGTTGAGGCCCTGGTCCGCTGGAAACATCCCAAGCGCGGCCTGATCATGCCGGACGAATTCATCCCCATTGCCGAGGAGACGGGCCTCATCTCAGAGCTCGGCAACTGGGTGCTCAAGAACTCTGTGGAACAGCTCCGGCTGTGGCGGAGTTCCCCAGAAACGAGCCGCCACAACTTCGACATGCGCATCAACGTCTCGGCCGCGGACCTGCAGCGGCTCGAGTTCATCGAGGACGTCCGGGATTCGCTCACCGCCGCAAACCTCGAACCTGCGCTCCTGGTTCTGGAGCTCACGGAGAGCGACATCATCAAGGGCAACGAGCTCGACCGGTACACGCTCGCCAGCCTGCGGAAGCTCGGCGTTGGCCTGGAGATCGACGACTTCGGCACCGGGTATTCGTCCATCAGCTACCTGCGGCGCCTGCCCGTGGACCGGGTCAAGGTGGACCGGACACTGCTCACGGCCCTCGGCAGCGACCCCGCGCAGCCGGCCCTGATCGCGGCCATCCTCCAGCTCATCCGGGCCTGCGGGCTGGAGGCCGTGTGGGAGGGCGTCGAGAACGCGGAGCAGGCCGAGCACCTCCGCAACACCGGCTGCATCAGCGGGCAGGGCTACTACTTCAGCCGCCCCCTCCCCGCTGCCGAGTTCACGGAACGCCTGGCCAGGCAGGACGTCTGGCCCGGCTGA
- a CDS encoding acetate kinase, with amino-acid sequence MLVLVINSGSSSLKYQVRDVAEGSVLTEGLIERIGVSNGGQGDGEVVGPADHAEALEQVDAAIHEVLGERQLDAVGHRVVHGGERFGEPVLIDNEITRAIERLNPLAPLHNPANVLGIRAITKKWPDMPQVAVFDTAFHRSLPEHAWRYAVPDELYTNHGIRRYGFHGTSHEYVTNRAAALLDIPVEEFDGVIAHLGNGASVTAIRGGKSVDTSMGFTPLEGLVMGTRSGDLDPSILVFLARTGWNAEDLDSMLNRESGLKGLAGNNDMRSVVEAADSGDTRAATALAVASYRLAKYIGGYHVAVGGAKTLVFTAGIGENSHQFRALVGEKLGALGIELDGGLNSERSREPRVISTAASAIPVLVVPTDEERAIAEATAAVVVGR; translated from the coding sequence ATGCTCGTGCTCGTCATCAACTCCGGCTCGTCCTCGCTCAAGTACCAGGTGCGCGACGTCGCCGAGGGCAGCGTCCTCACCGAAGGCCTGATCGAGCGGATCGGGGTGTCCAATGGCGGCCAGGGCGACGGCGAGGTGGTGGGCCCGGCCGACCATGCCGAAGCCCTCGAACAGGTGGACGCGGCCATCCATGAGGTGCTGGGCGAGAGGCAGCTGGACGCGGTGGGGCACCGGGTGGTGCACGGCGGCGAGCGGTTCGGCGAGCCAGTGCTCATCGACAACGAGATCACCCGGGCCATCGAACGGCTCAACCCGCTGGCACCGCTGCACAACCCCGCCAACGTGCTGGGCATCCGCGCCATCACCAAGAAGTGGCCGGACATGCCGCAGGTGGCCGTGTTCGACACCGCCTTCCACCGCAGCCTGCCCGAGCACGCCTGGCGCTACGCCGTTCCCGACGAGCTCTACACCAACCACGGGATCCGCCGGTACGGCTTCCACGGCACTTCGCACGAATACGTCACGAACCGTGCCGCCGCGCTGCTGGATATCCCGGTGGAGGAGTTCGACGGCGTCATCGCCCACCTGGGCAACGGCGCCTCCGTCACGGCGATCCGTGGCGGCAAGTCCGTGGACACGTCGATGGGCTTCACGCCGCTGGAGGGCCTGGTCATGGGCACCCGCTCCGGCGACCTGGACCCGTCCATCCTGGTGTTCCTGGCCCGGACCGGCTGGAACGCGGAGGACCTCGACTCGATGCTCAACCGCGAGTCCGGGCTCAAGGGGCTGGCGGGCAACAACGACATGCGCTCGGTGGTGGAGGCGGCCGACTCCGGCGACACCCGGGCGGCCACCGCGCTCGCCGTCGCGTCCTACCGGCTGGCCAAGTACATCGGCGGCTACCACGTGGCGGTTGGCGGGGCGAAGACGCTGGTGTTCACGGCCGGGATCGGCGAGAACTCGCACCAGTTCCGTGCCTTGGTGGGGGAGAAGCTGGGGGCGCTTGGCATCGAGCTCGACGGCGGCCTGAACAGTGAACGGTCCAGGGAACCCCGGGTGATTTCCACTGCAGCCTCAGCCATCCCCGTGCTGGTGGTGCCAACGGACGAAGAGCGCGCCATCGCCGAGGCAACAGCCGCCGTCGTCGTCGGGCGCTAG